GTATAATTACTCAACGTACTCCTAGATTTTCTATACAATTATCTTCATCTATTGAATGATATCATGTTCTTCCTCCTGCTGAACATACTTATGCAGAACTTCCTTTATTAACTAATAATTTCTAATATGGCAGATTAGTGCAATGAATTTAAGCTTCATATATAAAGATTTTATCTTTTATTAGAAAATGGCAACATGAGCAAACTTAGGATTACAAGATAGATCATCTCCTTTAATAGAACAATTAAATTTTTTTCATGATCACACATTATTAATTTTAACAATAATCACTATCTTAGTTGGTTATATTATAGGAATATTAATATTTAATAAATTTACAAACCGATATTTATTACATGGACAAACTATTGAAATTATTTGAACTGTATTACCAGCCATTATTTTAATATTTATTGCTTTCCCTTCTTTACGATTATTATACTTAATAGATGAAATTAATACCCCTTCTATTACTTTAAAATCAATTGGACATCAATGATATTGAAGATATGAATATTCAGATTTTTTAAACTTAGAATTTGATTCTTATATAATTCCTACTAATGAATTAGATATAAATGGATTTCGATTATTAGATGTTGATAATCGAATTATTTTACCAATAAATAATCAAATTCGAATTTTAGTCACAGCAACTGATGTGTTACATTCATGAACTGTTCCTTCATTAGGAGTAAAAGTAGATGCCACTCCTGGTCGTTTAAATCAAATTAATTTTTTAATTAATCGACCAGGATTATTTTTTGGTCAATGTTCAGAAATTTGTGGAGCAAATCATAGATTTATACCAATTGTAATTGAAAGAATTCCAATACAATTTTTTATTAAATGAATTATTTCTATAACTAATTCATTAGATGACTGAAAGCAAGTAATGATCTCTTAAATCATATTATAGTAAATTAGCACTTACTTCTAATGAAATAAAAAAAAAATTAGTTTTATATAAAACTTTAGTATGTCAAACTAAAAAAATTAGTTTAACCTAATATTTTTTAATTCCACAAATAGCACCTATTAATTGGTTAATTTTATTTTTTTTATTTTCAATTACATTAGTAATTTTTAATATCTTAAATTACTTTTGTTTTTTTTATACTCCTATAAAAACATCTCAATTATTAAATATTAAATTTAATAAAATAAATTGAAAATGATAACTAATTTATTTTCTGTATTTGATCCTTCAACATCAATTTTAAATTTATCGTTAAATTGATTAAGAACTTTTTTAGGGTTAATATTAATTCCTATATCATACTGACTTATACCAAATCGATTCCAATTAATTTGAAATAACATTTTATTAACACTTCACAAAGAATTTAAAACATTATTAGGACCTTCAGGACATAATGGAAGAACTCTTATATTTATTTCATTATTTAGATTAATTATATTTAATAATTTTTTAGGATTATTTCCTTATATTTTTACAAGAACTAGTCATTTAACTTTAACTTTAACATTAGCTTTTCCATTATGATTAAGTTTTATGTTATATGGTTGAATTAATCACACACAACACATATTCGCTCATTTAGTTCCACAAGGAACTCCCGCAGTTTTAATACCTTTTATAGTTTGCATTGAAACCATTAGTAATGTAATTCGACCAGGAACTTTAGCTGTACGATTAACAGCTAATATAATTGCAGGACATTTATTAATAACATTATTAGGTAATACAGGACCTGTAACAACAAATTATATTATTTTATCAGTAATTTTAACAACACAAATTGCTTTATTAGTATTAGAATCTGCAGTAGCTATTATTCAATCTTATGTATTTGCTGTATTAAGTACTCTTTATTCAAGAGAAGTAAATTAATGTCAACACACGCAAATCACCCATTTCATTTAGTAGATTATAGACCTTGACCTTTAACAGGAGCTATTGGAGCAATAACAACTGTATCAGGTCTTGTACAATGATTTCATCAATATACAATAACATTGTTTATTTTAGGTAATATTATTACAATTTTAACTATATACCAATGATGACGAGATATTTCACGAGAAGGAACTTTTCAAGGATTACATACTTTTCCAGTAACAATTGGATTACGATGAGGAATAATTTTATTTATTGTATCAGAAGTATTTTTTTTTATTTCTTTTTTTTGAGCTTTTTTTCATAGTAGTTTATCACCTACTATTGAATTAGGAATAACTTGACCACCAATAGGAATTATAGCATTCAACCCTTTCCAAATTCCTTTATTAAATACAGCTATTTTATTAGCTTCCGGAGTAACAGTAACTTGAGCTCATCATGCATTAATAGAAAGAAATCATTCACAAGGTACTCAAGGATTATTTTTTACAATTGTACTAGGAATTTATTTTACTATTCTTCAAGCTTATGAATATATTGAAGCTCCTTTTACTATTGCTGATGCAGTATATGGTTCAACTTTTTATATAGCTACAGGATTTCATGGTCTTCATGTATTAATTGGAACAACATTTTTATTAGTTTGTTTTTTACGACATATTAATTATCATTTTTCAAAAAATCATCACTTTGGATTTGAAGCTGCTGCATGATATTGACATTTCGTAGACATTGTATGATTATTTTTATATATTACTATTTATTGATGAGGTAGATATTTATAAAGTATAAAATTGTATATGTGACTTCCAATCACAAGGACTAAATAATTTTAGTATAAATAATATTAATATTAATATCAATAACAATTATTATTTTTATTATTACAATTATTGTAATAATATTAGCAACTTTATTATCAAAAAAATCATTATTAGATCGAGAAAAATGTTCACCATTTGAATGTGGATTTGATCCAATAAATTCATCTCGCCTTCCTTTTTCATTACGATTTTTTTTAATTGCAATTATTTTTTTAATTTTTGACGTCGAAATTGCTTTATTATTACCTATAATTTTAATTATTAAATCATCAAATTTAATAAATTGAACAATTACTAGTTTATTTTTTATTTTTATTTTATTAATTGGACTTTACCACGAATGAAATCAAGGAGCTTTAGAGTGAAATACATAAATATGAAGCGATAAATTGCAATTAGTTTCGACCTAATATTAGGTGAATTTCACCCATATTTTGGGATAATAGTTAACCATAACATTTAATTTGCATTTAAAAAGTATTGAAATTTCAATTTATCTTATTTATTAATTGAAACCAAAAAGAGGTATATCACTGTTAATGATAAAATTGAATTATAAATTCCAATTAAAGAAATATAAATGGAATTAAACCATTAAAGATAAAAGTTAGCAGCTTTTTCTTGATCCTCATATTTCATTTATATAGTTTAAATAAAACATTACATTTTCAATGTAAAAATAAAATATTTTTTTTATAAATATTTAAAGATTAAAATAATCACCCTAACATCTTCAATGTCATACTCTAAATAAGCTATTTAAATTAATTTACCATTACAACTAATATTAATAAAATAATAAATCATAATATATAACTTAATAAATAAATTTTTAAATTATTTTTTTGAAATTCTTGTAAATATAAAGAATAATTTTTTAATTGAACATAAATTATTTGACTACCAAAAAATTCTCTTCATCCTTGATCAAAACTTTTATAAGAATATAATCCTAATTTTAATGGATAATTAATAACTCCTAATGTAGAAATTACAGGTATAAATCATATAGAACCAACAAAATTAATAAAATTATAATAATATAAAGCCTTATTAATAAAAAATAATTTAATATTTCTTAATAAATAACCAAATAATCCCCCTAATAAACATACAAATAATGTTAATATTTTTATTTTTAAAGGCAAACAAATTATTGATGGATTTAAAAATATTAATCAACTTAAAAATCTTCCCCCAATTACTGCTATAATTATTAAAACTCAAATTCTAAATAATATAATTCATCTAGAATCATTTAAAGGATGTAAACTAGTTCTATTAAAAGTACCAGTTATAGAATAAAAACATAATCGAAATGAATAACATACAGTTAAACCAGTACTAAAAAAAAAAAGAAAAAAAACAAAAACATTAACATAAGATAATATTACTATTTCTAAAATTAAATCCTTAGAATAAAATCCCGCTAAAAAAGGTATTCCACATAAAGCTAAATTAGCAACGTTAAAACAACTACAAGTCAATGGTATACTTATAGATAATCTTCCTATTATTCGAATATCCTGTGAATTTTTTATATTATGAATAATTGAACCAGCACATATAAATAATAAAGCTTTAAATAAAGCATGAGTTAATAAATGAAAAAAAGCTAATTTATAAAACCCTATAGATAAAATTCTTATTATTAAACCTAATTGACTTAATGTAGATAAAGCAATAATTTTTTTTAAATCAAATTCAAAATTAGCTCCTAAACCAGCTATAAATATAGTTAATCCTGCTATTAATAATAAAAATTGACTTATTCATCAATTTATAAGTAAATCATTAAATCGAATTAATAAATAAACTCCAGCAGTAACTAAAGTCGATGAATGAACTAAAGCAGATACAGGAGTGGGAGCTGCTATAGCTGCCGGTAATCAAGAAGAAAAAGGAATTTGAGCTCTTTTTGTTATAGCTGCTAATATAACTAATACTCCAATTACCATTATTTCTATGTTATTTTTTATTATATCTAAATAAAAAATATAATTTCAACTTCCATAATTTAATATTCAAGCAATAGCTAATAATAAAGCAACATCTCCAATTCGATTAGATAAGGCAGTTAATATACCAGCATTATAAGATTTAACATTTTGAAAATAAATAACTAAACAATAAGAAACAAGCCCTAACCCATCTCATCCTAATAAAATTCTAATTAAATTAGGACTAATAATTAATATTATTATTGATATAACAAATATTAATACTAACAAAATAAATCGATTAATATTATAATCTTCTTCTATATATTGATTTCTATAAAAAATAACTAAAGAAGAAATTAATAAAACAAAAGATATAAATATTAAACTTATTCAATCAAATAAAAAAGTTATAACAATAGATATTGATTGTAATCTTAAAACTTCTCATTCAATAAAATATGTAAAATCATTTAATAAAAAGTTTAAACTAATAATAAACAAAAAACTTCTAATAAAAAATAGTCTATAAAATCTAATTTTACAATAATTAATTAATGTATTCACGATTTAAAATGAAATTTCATATCATTGACACCACAAATCAATATTTTAAATTAAACTATTTAAATAAATTCATAACGTACAAAATCCTCTTTTTAAAATTAATAAATTTAAAGGTAATCAATGTAATATTAATAATAAAAATTCTCGAATTTTTCCTATTGAAAAGAAATGAATTCCTGAATAAATTTTACCATGTTGACTAAAAGCAAATAAATATAAAGAATAAGCAGCTCTAAAAAAAGATAATAAAGATAATATAATTATAGATATTCAAGATCATGAAACAATACTATTTAATAAAGAAATTTCTCCTAATAAATTTAAAGTTGGGGGAGCAGCTATATTACCAGAACATAATAAAAATCACCATAATCTTAATGAAGGTATAAAATTCAATATTCCCTTATTAATTAATAATCTTCGTCTACTTATTCGCTCATAAGAAATATTAGCTAAACAAAATAATCCAGAAGAACATAAACCATGAGCAATCATTAATGCATATGAACCAATTAACCCTCAATAAGATATTGTTAATAAACCTCTTAAAACAATTCCTATATGAGCTACAGAAGAATATGCAATTAAAGCCTTTAAATCTGTTTGTCGTAAACAAATTAATCTAATTAATACTCCTCCTACTAATCTTACACTAATTCATCAATAATTATATTTTATACCAGAAACTTGCAATAAAGAAAATATTCGTAATAAACCATATCCTCCTAATTTTAATAAAATACCAGCTAAAATTATTGAACCGGATACAGGTGCTTCAACATGAGCTTTTGGTAATCATAAATGAACTAAAAATATAGGTATTTTTACTAAAAAAGCAAAAATTAAAGATAAATATAATAAATTAATATTTATAAAAAAATAATTAGATAATAAAATAAAAGAAAGAGTATTTATATAATTTAAGATATAAAAAATTCCAATTAATAAAGGTAAAGAAGCTAAAAGAGTATAAAATAATAAATAAATCCCCGCTTGCAATCGTTCAGGTTGATAACCTCACCCTAAAATTAAAAATAAAGTTGGAATTAAACTTGCTTCAAAAAATAAATAAAATATAAAAATTCTTATAGAACTAAATGTTAAAACTAATATTAATAATAAAAACAAAATTATAAAAATAAATAAAGACTTATAATTATTTAAAATATATACTTTTTCTCTTGCTATTATTATAAGACCACAAATTCAAAAACTTAATAAAATTAAACCATAAGAAATTATATCTAACCCAAAATAATAAGAAATATAATTAAAATAATTTAAAGAACTTAAATTAATTATAAAAATAAAAGTCAATAAAAAAATTAAATTTTGAACCATTCAATAAAAATTTTTTAAAAAAGAAAGAAAAAACATAAATAACAAAACAAAAATAAATTTTAACACTGTAAAATAGAAAAACTTTGAAAATAATCATTACCATGAGTTCGAATTATAGAAACTAAAATAGATAACCCTAAAACTCCTTCACAAACACAAAAAGTTAAAAAAAATATTCTAAAATAAGTTTCATATATTATAAAATTTAAATAAAAAAAAATAAAAATAAATAAACTTAATACTATATATTCTAATCTTAATAATGTTGATAATAAATGTTTACGATTTGAAACAAAAACTATACAACCAAATAAAAATATAATTATAGATACATAAAATATTAAAAATAAATTTGCCATTAATTTAGTTTAAATAGTTTAACAAAAACATCAGTCTTGTAAACTGAAAATAAAATTATTTTTTTTTAAACTTCAAGAAAAAAGAAATTCTTTTTCATTAACTCCCAAAGCTAATATTTTTAATAAACTATTTCTTGAAATTACAAAATTAACTATTATAATAATTTGTTTAATTATAAGATTTATTTTTATACAAATAAAACACCCTCTTTCAATAGGATTAATATTATTAAT
This is a stretch of genomic DNA from Anopheles marshallii mitochondrion, complete genome. It encodes these proteins:
- the ND5 gene encoding NADH dehydrogenase subunit 5 (TAA stop codon is completed by the addition of 3' A residues to the mRNA) — encoded protein: MNTLINYCKISFYSLFFISSFLFIISLNFLLNDFTYFIEWEVLSLQSMSIVMTFLFDWMSLMFMSFVLLISSLVIFYSNQYMEEDYNINRFILLVLMFVMSMMMLIISPNLISILLGWDGLGLVSYCLVIYFQNVKSYNAGMLTALSNRIGDVALLLAIAWMLNYGSWNYIFYLDMMKNNMEMMVIGVLVMLAAMTKSAQIPFSSWLPAAMAAPTPVSALVHSSTLVTAGVYLLIRFNDLLMNWWMSQFLLLMAGLTMFMAGLGANFEFDLKKIIALSTLSQLGLMMSILSMGFYKLAFFHLLTHALFKALLFMCAGSIIHNMKNSQDIRMMGSLSMSMPLTCSCFNVANLALCGMPFLAGFYSKDLILEMVMLSYVNVFVFFLFFFSTGLTVCYSFRLCFYSMTGTFNSTSLHPLNDSSWIMLFSIWVLMIMAVIGGSFLSWLMFLNPSMICLPLKMKMLTLFVCLLGGLFGYLLSNIKLFFINKALYYYNFINFVGSMWFMPVISTLGVINYPLKLGLYSYKSFDQGWSEFFGSQMIYVQLKNYSLYLQEFQKNNLKIYLLSYMLWFIILLMLVVMVN
- the ND3 gene encoding NADH dehydrogenase subunit 3, producing MLMLMSMTIIIFIITIIVMMLATLLSKKSLLDREKCSPFECGFDPMNSSRLPFSLRFFLIAIIFLIFDVEIALLLPMILIIKSSNLMNWTITSLFFIFILLIGLYHEWNQGALEWNT
- the ATP6 gene encoding ATP synthase F0 subunit 6; translated protein: MMTNLFSVFDPSTSILNLSLNWLSTFLGLMLIPMSYWLMPNRFQLIWNNILLTLHKEFKTLLGPSGHNGSTLMFISLFSLIMFNNFLGLFPYIFTSTSHLTLTLTLAFPLWLSFMLYGWINHTQHMFAHLVPQGTPAVLMPFMVCIETISNVIRPGTLAVRLTANMIAGHLLMTLLGNTGPVTTNYIILSVILTTQIALLVLESAVAIIQSYVFAVLSTLYSSEVN
- the COX2 gene encoding cytochrome c oxidase subunit 2 (TAA stop codon is completed by the addition of 3' A residues to the mRNA), whose translation is MATWANLGLQDSSSPLMEQLNFFHDHTLLILTMITILVGYIMGMLMFNKFTNRYLLHGQTIEIIWTVLPAIILMFIAFPSLRLLYLMDEINTPSITLKSIGHQWYWSYEYSDFLNLEFDSYMIPTNELDMNGFRLLDVDNRIILPMNNQIRILVTATDVLHSWTVPSLGVKVDATPGRLNQINFLINRPGLFFGQCSEICGANHSFMPIVIESIPMQFFIKWIISMTN
- the ATP8 gene encoding ATP synthase F0 subunit 8, whose protein sequence is MPQMAPINWLILFFLFSITLVIFNILNYFCFFYTPMKTSQLLNIKFNKMNWKW
- the ND4 gene encoding NADH dehydrogenase subunit 4 (TAA stop codon is completed by the addition of 3' A residues to the mRNA); the encoded protein is MLKFIFVLLFMFFLSFLKNFYWMVQNLIFLLTFIFMINLSSLNYFNYISYYFGLDMISYGLILLSFWICGLMMMASEKVYILNNYKSLFIFMILFLLLMLVLTFSSMSIFMFYLFFEASLIPTLFLILGWGYQPERLQAGIYLLFYTLLASLPLLIGIFYILNYMNTLSFILLSNYFFMNINLLYLSLIFAFLVKMPMFLVHLWLPKAHVEAPVSGSMILAGILLKLGGYGLLRMFSLLQVSGMKYNYWWISVSLVGGVLISLICLRQTDLKALIAYSSVAHMGIVLSGLLTMSYWGLIGSYALMIAHGLCSSGLFCLANISYERMSSRSLLINKGMLNFMPSLSLWWFLLCSGNMAAPPTLNLLGEISLLNSIVSWSWMSMIMLSLLSFFSAAYSLYLFAFSQHGKIYSGIHFFSMGKIREFLLLMLHWLPLNLLILKSGFCTLWI
- the ND4L gene encoding NADH dehydrogenase subunit 4L, which codes for MANLFLMFYVSMIMFLFGCMVFVSNRKHLLSTLLSLEYMVLSLFIFIFFYLNFMMYETYFSMFFLTFCVCEGVLGLSILVSMIRTHGNDYFQSFSILQC
- the COX3 gene encoding cytochrome c oxidase subunit 3 (TAA stop codon is completed by the addition of 3' A residues to the mRNA), whose product is MSTHANHPFHLVDYSPWPLTGAIGAMTTVSGLVQWFHQYTMTLFILGNIITILTMYQWWRDISREGTFQGLHTFPVTIGLRWGMILFIVSEVFFFISFFWAFFHSSLSPTIELGMTWPPMGIMAFNPFQIPLLNTAILLASGVTVTWAHHALMESNHSQGTQGLFFTIVLGIYFTILQAYEYIEAPFTIADAVYGSTFYMATGFHGLHVLIGTTFLLVCFLRHINYHFSKNHHFGFEAAAWYWHFVDIVWLFLYITIYWWGS